The Hippoglossus hippoglossus isolate fHipHip1 chromosome 19, fHipHip1.pri, whole genome shotgun sequence genome has a segment encoding these proteins:
- the LOC117752639 gene encoding uncharacterized protein LOC117752639: MCDGKPCDENTTTCSSGDGSFDCSCRETYIKTDFSNRICLACPSGQYAVDSSICDDCGFGYSGLNCTEYWELALVIVGSVLGVLLLITLILLPVLVLRSPKKSTEKSKHEDIGKPYVSHFPAKAPLANGNGSFANSQAPSYQGSGFEGAGMPRIPRATANSNWDSRTNLEMTPSNSRQNLVPVGSNSRLYDDEDDMNSYTRPQSNLYAPARPQGNPYAQSRPQNNPYAPRQGQNNPYYLQNNEKW; this comes from the exons ATGTGCGATGGGAAACCCTGTGATGAGAATACTACCACTTGCTCTTCAGGAGATGGATCTTTTGACTGTAGCTGTAGGGAAACCTACATCAAGACGGACTTCAGCAACAGAATATGTCTCG CTTGTCCCAGTGGGCAGTATGCAGTGGATTCAAGCATTTGTGATGA ctgtGGGTTTGGTTATTCTGGTTTGAACTGCACTGAAT ACTGGGAGCTGGCACTGGTTATCGTTGGCTCCGTGCTCGGGGTCCTGCTGCTCATCACACTCATCCTTCTGCCCGTACTGGTACTGAG ATCCCCAAAGAAGAGCACCGAGAAGAGCAAACATGAAGACATCGGGAAACCTTATGTCAGTCACTTTCCTGCCAAGGCACCACTGGCTAACGGTAACGGCAGCTTCGCTAACAGCCAGGCACCCTCATATCAAGGGTCAGGCTTTGAAGGTGCTGGGATGCCCAGGATCCCACGAGCAACAGCCAACAGCAACTGGGACAGCAGGACCAACCTGGAGATGACTCCTAGCAACAGCCGGCAAAACCTGGTCCCTGTGGGCAGTAACTCG CGGCTCTACGACGACGAAGATGACATGAACTCATACACTCGACCCCAGAGCAACCTCTATGCACCTGCACGTCCACAGGGCAACCCGTACGCCCAGAGTCGACCTCAGAACAACCCGTACGCTCCGAGACAGGGCCAGAACAATCCTTACTACCtgcaaaacaatgaaaaatggtAG